One segment of Rubripirellula amarantea DNA contains the following:
- a CDS encoding dockerin type I domain-containing protein has translation MRPSLPQRKSRTSRRPRVERLNDRALLAVLGVAPGPEDNAAALFAEAVATANTTAEPDTIELAAGTYDLASLEKSVLEISSDISIVGISPSQTQIIGAPDGTTFLVNETGSLELSRLTIYALPSVAGGAIWAKGDASLDQVAVIGLVDDGEAGNYEFQATSLIRGGNLQISNSAIVDSAGSAIILGLGDDGAGATSIVGTTISGAAAHAVQGLSTSVVISDSVVFDNGQGVSTFGRGLEVQISGSTITRNQNPLNLSSINSFGALRGTPGVTVLSFDSDPAIDISADNVIVGNQADASNREIANGYDQDNWLVAIGEQSQADANVAGVSAVTKIVDDRRILTSARSLEGINVRLSSVNGESLVAATGRGSSGVFWDPTEGKLFVDSIPRTIDDLVNFSDTLATIDGGQVIGGGSKSRFFANSFGYRVADTNLTAAERNTWNFFTPNEFTSQAGATITPRIHADGVLDFDYTPPADFEGTDTITVRGVTALGQEAEGTITVDVALKTGITMNVAASELDEVIEVAISTSGLGNVTAFDFSVGFDPQVVKLNSADFGREFPFLAEANELNSSVRVKALGGFNRGSDLVTLTFERIGEGSAGIELLATRDVAFMGQQLTESSFSASVKGQSVGLLGFDQAYYYLSQDDVNRDGAVSARDSLNVVNRLATTNSEGEADSNEAVYQRDYDTNGDGKVSASDALRIINRLARAGMVEGESLGTHPIFGDSATEFIDTSKPIPGFVGRPGLPVDDGTPLGSVDVTAPTADDQQMAELVVMNANGVSLQRSLDSIDDQDLFVIEGSGASIGFGLMSSNADTSGDTETDLTLVFFREDGSVMEAYPNTNSQRVIGGAIDTTLGERIYVRVGTTSADTVDYQLDFLELATGSS, from the coding sequence ATGCGACCTTCCCTACCTCAACGCAAATCACGCACCTCCCGCCGTCCTCGAGTTGAACGTCTCAATGACCGTGCTTTACTCGCTGTTTTGGGTGTTGCCCCTGGCCCCGAAGACAACGCTGCTGCGTTGTTTGCAGAAGCCGTCGCGACCGCAAACACGACTGCGGAACCTGACACGATCGAGTTGGCTGCGGGGACCTATGATCTAGCGTCGTTGGAAAAGAGTGTTCTCGAAATCAGTTCGGACATCTCCATCGTTGGCATCTCGCCTTCGCAGACACAGATCATCGGCGCTCCCGACGGTACTACCTTTCTTGTGAATGAAACAGGATCGCTTGAACTATCGCGTCTGACAATCTACGCGTTACCAAGCGTTGCGGGCGGCGCGATTTGGGCCAAGGGCGATGCCAGTTTGGACCAGGTGGCCGTCATCGGTTTGGTCGACGATGGGGAGGCAGGGAACTATGAGTTCCAAGCCACTTCACTGATTCGCGGTGGAAATCTCCAGATCTCCAATTCGGCGATCGTCGACAGCGCCGGTTCGGCCATCATATTGGGCTTGGGTGACGATGGGGCTGGGGCCACCTCAATCGTCGGAACAACGATATCCGGTGCGGCCGCACACGCGGTTCAAGGACTCTCGACGTCCGTTGTGATATCGGACTCGGTCGTCTTTGATAACGGCCAAGGCGTATCCACCTTTGGTAGAGGACTGGAAGTTCAGATTTCTGGGTCCACGATCACGCGAAATCAGAACCCGCTCAACCTTTCTTCAATCAATTCGTTTGGGGCTTTGCGGGGGACGCCGGGAGTCACGGTATTGAGTTTCGATTCCGACCCAGCGATTGATATTTCCGCGGATAACGTCATCGTCGGTAATCAGGCAGATGCATCGAATCGCGAAATCGCTAACGGTTACGACCAAGACAATTGGTTGGTGGCGATCGGTGAGCAGTCACAAGCCGATGCCAATGTCGCGGGAGTATCCGCGGTCACTAAAATCGTCGATGACCGGCGCATTTTGACCAGCGCTCGAAGCCTCGAAGGCATCAACGTTCGTCTGTCGAGTGTCAACGGAGAATCCCTGGTTGCGGCAACCGGCCGAGGTTCGTCGGGAGTGTTTTGGGATCCAACTGAGGGAAAGCTATTCGTTGATTCCATTCCTCGAACTATCGACGACCTTGTCAACTTCAGTGACACGCTAGCGACCATTGATGGCGGCCAAGTCATTGGTGGCGGATCTAAATCTCGGTTCTTTGCTAACAGCTTTGGCTACCGAGTCGCAGATACCAATTTGACCGCTGCGGAACGAAATACGTGGAACTTCTTCACGCCAAATGAGTTCACTTCGCAAGCTGGCGCAACAATCACACCTAGAATTCATGCTGATGGGGTGTTGGACTTCGATTACACACCGCCCGCTGACTTTGAGGGTACCGATACGATCACTGTTCGTGGTGTGACTGCGCTAGGCCAGGAAGCCGAGGGTACCATCACCGTCGACGTGGCACTAAAGACTGGCATCACGATGAATGTCGCAGCATCGGAACTTGATGAGGTGATCGAAGTCGCGATCTCAACCAGCGGACTCGGTAACGTCACTGCGTTTGATTTCAGCGTCGGGTTCGATCCGCAGGTCGTCAAGCTGAACAGCGCTGACTTCGGTCGCGAGTTCCCGTTCTTAGCCGAAGCGAACGAATTGAACAGTTCCGTCCGAGTGAAAGCGCTCGGTGGGTTCAACCGAGGCAGCGATCTGGTGACGCTGACATTCGAACGGATTGGTGAAGGATCGGCAGGGATCGAACTGCTAGCGACACGCGATGTTGCCTTCATGGGACAACAACTCACCGAGTCAAGTTTCTCGGCTTCGGTCAAAGGCCAGTCCGTGGGGCTCTTGGGTTTCGATCAAGCCTACTATTACCTCAGCCAGGATGACGTCAATCGCGACGGAGCCGTTTCGGCTCGCGATTCACTTAACGTGGTGAACCGACTTGCGACAACGAACTCCGAGGGCGAGGCTGATTCGAACGAGGCGGTCTACCAACGCGATTACGACACCAACGGTGATGGCAAGGTGTCGGCAAGTGATGCACTTCGGATCATCAATCGACTTGCCCGTGCGGGTATGGTCGAAGGCGAGTCCCTGGGGACGCACCCCATTTTTGGTGACTCGGCTACCGAGTTCATTGATACGTCCAAGCCGATCCCGGGATTCGTGGGACGTCCGGGATTGCCGGTCGATGACGGAACGCCACTAGGTTCCGTCGACGTCACCGCCCCGACTGCCGATGACCAGCAAATGGCCGAACTGGTCGTGATGAATGCCAACGGCGTTAGTCTTCAGCGATCGCTGGACAGCATCGACGACCAAGACTTGTTCGTCATTGAAGGATCGGGGGCGTCCATCGGTTTTGGTTTAATGTCAAGCAACGCCGACACCAGTGGCGACACCGAAACCGATTTGACGTTGGTGTTCTTCCGTGAAGACGGCAGCGTGATGGAAGCCTACCCGAACACAAATTCACAACGCGTGATCGGTGGAGCGATCGATACGACTTTGGGCGAACGAATCTATGTTCGCGTCGGAACTACCAGCGCGGACACGGTTGATTACCAACTCGACTTTCTGGAACTTGCGACGGGTAGCAGTTGA
- a CDS encoding DUF1552 domain-containing protein, translating into MNHFHPTGNPMFNRRRFLHGSGALLGLPWMSSLGHGQDSPSSGDATPPVRTAFLYFPNGVWQKDWTPEKTGRDFDLPKSLTPLADHRDEVTVISSLDKKNSHQGDGHYAKTANFLTGMPVNKTTGKDISSGGVSVDQLIAAQVGKHTPLPSLELGTEPVISGIDSNVGYTRLYGSHISWQTATRPIAKEINPRVVYERLFGNQVSDNTEKAESYRNLLDYVLDDAKRVRGKLGRDDQFKMDEYLDAVRAVERRIEFASRPDRRSWQPSISEREIAGLKPGMPDEFTEHIDIMLDLIVLAFQTDSTRVCTFMFANDVSGRNFSFLDGVRGGHHELSHHENKESKIAQYQKINQWHVEQFARMLGKMKSIREGDGSLLDNSMILFGSSFSDGNKHDPDDLPILLAGRGGGTLNPGQHILPGDEVPLCNLYLSMLHRNGIEMDSFGDSTGELANL; encoded by the coding sequence ATGAACCATTTCCACCCCACAGGCAATCCCATGTTCAATCGTCGACGGTTCCTTCACGGCAGCGGTGCATTGTTAGGCTTGCCTTGGATGAGCTCACTCGGTCACGGGCAAGATTCACCAAGTTCCGGTGACGCAACACCGCCGGTTCGCACCGCGTTCCTGTATTTCCCCAACGGTGTGTGGCAAAAAGACTGGACACCCGAAAAGACTGGACGCGATTTCGACTTACCGAAGTCTCTTACTCCGCTGGCCGATCATCGCGATGAAGTCACCGTGATCTCGTCGTTGGACAAGAAGAATAGCCACCAAGGCGATGGGCATTACGCTAAGACGGCCAATTTCTTGACGGGCATGCCGGTCAACAAAACCACCGGCAAAGACATCAGCAGCGGTGGTGTTTCGGTGGACCAATTGATCGCGGCTCAAGTGGGAAAACATACTCCGCTCCCATCGTTGGAATTGGGAACCGAGCCCGTGATCAGCGGCATCGATAGCAACGTCGGTTACACACGCTTGTACGGTTCCCACATATCTTGGCAAACGGCGACGCGCCCGATCGCCAAAGAGATCAATCCTCGCGTCGTCTACGAGCGATTGTTCGGCAATCAGGTTAGCGACAACACCGAAAAGGCCGAATCCTATCGCAACTTGCTGGACTACGTCCTCGACGATGCGAAACGGGTGCGAGGTAAGTTGGGTCGGGATGACCAATTCAAAATGGATGAATACCTCGATGCGGTTCGCGCGGTTGAACGACGGATTGAGTTCGCATCGCGTCCGGACCGTCGATCCTGGCAACCCAGCATTAGTGAGCGTGAGATCGCGGGACTCAAACCGGGAATGCCCGATGAGTTCACCGAGCATATCGACATCATGTTGGACTTGATCGTGCTGGCGTTTCAAACTGACTCAACGCGAGTATGCACGTTCATGTTCGCCAATGATGTTTCCGGTCGAAACTTTTCATTCCTTGATGGAGTGCGAGGTGGGCACCATGAACTGTCGCATCACGAGAACAAAGAGAGCAAGATCGCTCAATACCAAAAGATCAACCAATGGCATGTGGAACAGTTCGCTCGCATGCTGGGCAAGATGAAGTCGATTCGCGAGGGCGATGGATCGTTGCTGGACAACAGCATGATCCTGTTTGGCTCGAGCTTCTCGGACGGCAACAAGCACGACCCCGATGATTTACCAATCCTGTTGGCTGGTCGCGGCGGCGGGACACTGAATCCGGGGCAGCATATCCTGCCCGGTGACGAAGTCCCGTTGTGCAATTTGTACTTGTCGATGCTGCATCGGAACGGCATCGAGATGGACAGTTTTGGTGACAGCACCGGCGAACTGGCGAATCTTTAA
- the uvrA gene encoding excinuclease ABC subunit UvrA → MSAIQIRGARVHNLQSVDVDIPRDAITVITGVSGSGKSSLAFDTLYAEGQRQYIDSLSAYARQFLDQIPRPDVDSIDGLAPTLAIDQKNTASGSRSTVATITEIYDYLRLLFARAGTPHCIECGSSIAPQSAENIGDGLLGLPEKTKLVIMAPMVRGRKGAHREVIESIQKAGLVRARVNGESYLLEEIPTLAPRKNHTIEAIIDRLAIKPGIESRLRASVDLALRLGDGLMSTLVHSSDDAWDEAIYSTAMACIECGSSFAEVEPRTFSFNSPYGACPTCEGLGFVGENESREVCPDCGGARLGPVARRVTINDTAIHQLTAQSLDDAIVWMQNCDSALSALQTKVAEPIQREVTRRLKYLSRVGVQYLTLDRAADTLSGGELQRVRLATSIGSGLVGVCYVLDEPSIGLHPADHGKLIECIKELKDQGNTIVIVEHDEDTMLAADKLVDIGPGAGMGGGNLISQGTPKQVAKDKKSLTGQYLSGKQQVPIPATRRQPKQWITLKGASTHNLQNVTAKIPLSCFVGISGVSGSGKSSLITDTLYRALAQKLGLQTPPPGEHQSLLGATKIDKLVPIDQTPIGRSPRSCPATYAGVLDEVRKVYAATREAKTRGFSSSRFSFNSKSGQCELCKGHGVERIAMNFLSDLFVTCSRCGGKRFNRQTLQVRFKGANVADVLEMSIDEATEFFENVPKISRLLRSLQDVGLGYVHLGQASTTLSGGEAQRIKLGTELARVSTGSTLYLLDEPTTGLHFADVERLVGVLQRLVDAGNTVLVIEHNFDLLSACDWIIDMGPEGGVGGGQIIAEGTPEQVAANPASISGKFIKPQLA, encoded by the coding sequence TTGTCAGCAATCCAAATCCGCGGCGCTCGTGTTCACAATCTACAAAGTGTCGATGTCGACATTCCCCGTGACGCGATCACGGTTATCACCGGCGTTTCGGGCAGTGGGAAAAGCTCGCTTGCGTTTGACACACTCTATGCCGAGGGGCAACGGCAATACATCGATTCGCTTTCCGCCTACGCTCGGCAGTTTCTTGACCAGATTCCCCGCCCCGACGTCGATTCCATCGATGGCCTAGCTCCCACGCTAGCCATTGATCAAAAGAACACTGCTTCGGGGTCGCGCAGTACCGTCGCCACGATCACGGAAATCTACGACTACCTGCGATTGCTCTTTGCCCGCGCGGGAACTCCGCACTGCATCGAGTGTGGTAGTTCGATCGCCCCGCAATCAGCCGAAAACATCGGCGATGGTTTGTTGGGACTGCCCGAAAAAACAAAGCTAGTGATCATGGCACCGATGGTGCGTGGTCGCAAAGGCGCTCACCGTGAAGTGATCGAGTCCATTCAAAAGGCTGGTCTGGTTCGCGCTCGCGTGAACGGGGAAAGTTACCTGCTTGAGGAAATCCCGACGCTGGCGCCGCGAAAGAATCACACCATCGAAGCCATTATCGATCGACTCGCCATCAAGCCCGGCATCGAGTCGAGGCTGCGAGCGTCCGTGGACTTGGCCTTGCGGTTGGGCGATGGATTGATGTCGACGCTGGTGCATTCAAGTGATGACGCGTGGGACGAAGCGATCTATTCCACAGCCATGGCCTGTATCGAATGCGGATCCAGTTTTGCCGAGGTTGAACCTCGAACGTTTAGCTTCAACAGTCCCTACGGTGCCTGCCCCACCTGCGAAGGACTTGGATTCGTCGGTGAAAACGAGTCGCGTGAGGTTTGTCCCGATTGCGGTGGTGCCCGGCTCGGCCCGGTCGCGCGTCGGGTCACGATCAACGACACAGCGATTCACCAGCTAACGGCCCAGTCGCTCGACGACGCGATCGTTTGGATGCAGAACTGTGATTCGGCTCTATCTGCTTTGCAAACCAAGGTCGCTGAACCGATTCAGCGCGAGGTCACTCGGCGTTTGAAGTATTTGTCCCGCGTCGGCGTGCAATACTTAACCCTCGACCGAGCCGCCGACACGCTTTCCGGCGGCGAACTACAACGAGTGCGGTTGGCCACCAGCATTGGTAGTGGCTTGGTCGGCGTTTGCTACGTGCTTGATGAACCATCGATCGGTTTGCATCCCGCCGATCATGGGAAGCTGATCGAGTGCATCAAAGAGCTGAAGGACCAGGGCAACACGATCGTGATCGTCGAACACGACGAGGACACGATGCTTGCCGCCGACAAGCTAGTCGACATTGGACCCGGTGCCGGGATGGGTGGCGGCAACCTGATTAGCCAAGGCACGCCCAAGCAAGTCGCCAAGGACAAAAAAAGCCTGACCGGACAATACCTATCCGGCAAGCAACAAGTTCCGATTCCCGCAACGCGTCGGCAGCCCAAGCAATGGATCACTTTGAAGGGAGCGTCCACGCATAACTTGCAGAACGTGACCGCGAAAATTCCGCTGTCATGCTTTGTCGGGATCAGCGGGGTTTCGGGCAGCGGTAAGAGTTCGCTTATCACCGACACGCTATACCGGGCTTTGGCCCAAAAACTCGGCTTGCAAACTCCGCCGCCGGGTGAGCATCAATCGCTGCTCGGCGCGACCAAAATTGACAAGCTTGTTCCCATCGATCAAACGCCGATCGGAAGAAGCCCGCGGTCATGCCCCGCTACCTATGCCGGCGTCTTGGATGAAGTTCGCAAGGTCTACGCCGCCACGCGCGAAGCCAAGACGCGCGGGTTCTCGTCGAGTCGGTTCAGTTTTAATTCGAAGTCCGGTCAATGCGAGTTGTGCAAAGGGCATGGTGTTGAACGCATCGCAATGAATTTCTTAAGCGATCTGTTTGTCACCTGCAGCCGTTGCGGCGGAAAGCGTTTCAACCGACAAACGTTGCAAGTGCGTTTCAAAGGTGCCAACGTCGCCGATGTGTTGGAAATGTCGATTGACGAAGCAACCGAGTTCTTCGAAAACGTGCCGAAGATTTCTCGCCTGCTGCGTTCGTTGCAGGACGTCGGCCTTGGCTACGTGCATTTGGGTCAAGCCAGCACCACGCTCTCGGGCGGTGAAGCTCAACGGATCAAACTCGGGACGGAACTCGCTCGCGTTTCCACCGGCAGCACGCTCTACTTGCTTGATGAACCCACCACGGGACTCCACTTCGCCGATGTCGAACGTTTAGTTGGCGTTCTGCAACGCCTTGTCGATGCAGGCAACACCGTATTGGTCATCGAACACAACTTCGATCTGCTATCCGCTTGTGACTGGATCATTGATATGGGACCTGAGGGCGGTGTCGGGGGCGGTCAGATCATTGCCGAAGGAACGCCGGAACAAGTGGCCGCCAATCCGGCGAGTATCAGCGGCAAGTTCATTAAACCTCAACTGGCATAG
- a CDS encoding DUF1592 domain-containing protein, whose translation MLLGPNVRSHTSPQTGSPVPDGCGLFPTIRAASFHAMLAGIFATLFASLNVSMAADPNDEAAKFEAATKAWEATYDEQVLPILQDRCADCHVGEDAESHFNLDRYSSGKRVSKRSRAWKEVGKRVRLNEMPPEGSPEMTDNEKALLHQWLDARPRRDLCSSLATDETKSWYQGYVMSRRLTRTEYTNAVAELVGLPVKDPSQIPSDGAGGEGFDTAGDALFTSAIHIERYLSVAAGLIDEVLATSQNMQNQNHNDQSRKHLARQAHQQLFADVEDVTQADREDASRIIEAFAHRAWRRTVEFGEVDRLLTLFDAAQSRGTSFEVATGEALKAILVSPHFLFVVETETPEGGVQRLTQHQLATRLALFLWSSVPDEELLRAADEGRLDTKEQIIEQTRRMLADPRSRALGESFGLQWLGLSTFLTSVRPDPEVYPEYNEALAADLREEAVRVVWNVFRKDRSILELIDGGSMEINETLASHYDIDMDPVARTDDDEWTEIQTRDRRRGGVISLGAVLMSASYPRRTSPVLRGRWVLEELLGGRVPPPPANVPALEETHGEKEMTLRERLELHRKNPECASCHNRMDPLGFGLENFDGLGRWRERDGSLEIDSSGKLPSGETFQGPEELKQVILRRSSEFEEHFVKKLLGFALGRELNEFDQCVINDCLKGLAANEHRSSILMETIATSYPFQHRYFKAAESNQDQSSDNDDADDADEEAP comes from the coding sequence ATGCTGCTTGGGCCCAACGTTCGTAGCCATACGTCGCCGCAAACTGGTTCACCAGTTCCGGATGGATGTGGTTTATTTCCAACGATTCGAGCTGCTTCGTTTCATGCGATGTTGGCTGGAATTTTTGCGACGCTCTTCGCATCGTTGAACGTCTCGATGGCGGCTGATCCGAACGACGAGGCGGCGAAGTTTGAAGCTGCGACGAAGGCGTGGGAAGCAACCTACGACGAACAAGTCTTGCCGATCCTTCAAGATCGTTGTGCCGACTGTCACGTGGGCGAAGACGCAGAAAGCCACTTCAATCTCGATCGTTATTCCAGCGGCAAGCGTGTTTCAAAACGATCGCGTGCTTGGAAAGAAGTCGGCAAGCGAGTTCGGCTCAACGAGATGCCGCCCGAGGGCAGTCCAGAGATGACCGACAACGAAAAGGCGCTGCTGCATCAATGGCTCGACGCAAGACCTCGACGCGATTTGTGCTCGAGCTTGGCAACCGATGAAACCAAGTCGTGGTACCAAGGTTATGTGATGAGCCGACGATTGACTCGCACCGAGTACACCAATGCGGTGGCGGAACTGGTCGGATTGCCGGTAAAGGATCCTTCTCAAATTCCGTCCGATGGTGCCGGGGGCGAAGGGTTTGATACCGCCGGAGACGCCTTGTTCACGTCTGCAATTCACATCGAACGATACCTAAGTGTCGCCGCGGGTTTGATCGACGAAGTTTTGGCAACAAGCCAGAACATGCAAAACCAAAACCACAACGACCAATCGCGTAAACACTTGGCTCGACAAGCTCACCAACAATTGTTTGCTGATGTCGAAGACGTCACTCAAGCCGATCGTGAAGACGCATCGCGAATCATTGAAGCGTTCGCTCATCGTGCTTGGCGACGAACGGTGGAATTTGGCGAAGTCGATCGACTACTGACGCTCTTTGACGCCGCTCAATCGCGGGGAACCAGTTTTGAGGTGGCTACGGGGGAAGCGTTGAAGGCGATCCTGGTTTCGCCGCACTTCTTGTTCGTGGTCGAAACGGAAACTCCCGAGGGGGGAGTGCAACGATTAACCCAGCATCAACTGGCTACTCGATTGGCCTTATTCCTATGGTCGTCCGTTCCGGATGAAGAACTGTTGCGAGCAGCCGACGAAGGAAGGTTGGATACGAAGGAACAAATCATCGAACAAACACGCCGGATGTTGGCCGACCCACGTTCGCGTGCACTAGGCGAAAGCTTCGGCCTGCAATGGTTAGGACTCAGCACATTTCTAACGAGTGTTCGGCCTGATCCAGAAGTCTACCCCGAGTACAACGAAGCACTGGCTGCCGACTTACGCGAAGAGGCCGTGCGAGTGGTTTGGAATGTGTTTCGCAAAGACCGCTCGATCTTGGAATTGATTGATGGCGGTTCGATGGAAATCAACGAAACGTTGGCTTCACACTACGATATCGACATGGATCCAGTCGCTCGAACCGACGATGACGAATGGACAGAGATTCAAACGCGTGATCGCCGTCGTGGCGGAGTGATCTCGTTGGGCGCGGTGTTGATGTCCGCGTCGTACCCACGTCGCACCAGTCCGGTTCTGCGAGGTCGCTGGGTGCTGGAAGAGTTACTTGGCGGCAGAGTTCCACCACCGCCGGCGAATGTCCCGGCTCTGGAAGAAACCCATGGCGAAAAAGAAATGACGTTGCGTGAGCGACTGGAATTGCACCGCAAGAACCCGGAATGTGCTTCCTGTCACAATCGCATGGACCCGTTGGGCTTTGGACTCGAAAACTTTGATGGACTAGGCCGTTGGCGAGAGCGCGATGGGTCGCTCGAAATTGATTCGTCGGGAAAACTTCCTTCCGGCGAAACCTTCCAGGGTCCAGAGGAACTTAAACAAGTCATTTTGCGTCGGTCGAGCGAGTTCGAAGAACATTTTGTCAAGAAGTTGCTAGGGTTTGCGCTCGGTCGCGAACTCAACGAGTTTGACCAATGCGTGATTAATGATTGCTTGAAGGGCTTGGCTGCCAACGAGCATCGCAGTTCTATTTTGATGGAAACGATCGCGACCAGCTATCCGTTCCAACATCGCTATTTCAAAGCCGCCGAATCGAATCAGGATCAGTCGTCCGACAACGACGATGCTGATGACGCAGATGAAGAGGCTCCTTGA